The following proteins come from a genomic window of Bacillales bacterium:
- the acnA gene encoding aconitate hydratase AcnA → MAKTENDLFKARASFQVDGQKYNYYRLQALEEANVGNVSRLPYSIKVLLESVLRQYDGKTIKKEHVENLANWGTDKMKSDVDVPFNPSRIILQDFTGVPAVVDLASLRKAMADMKGDPEEINPEIPVDLVVDHSVQVDRFGSVDALKFNMEREFERNMERYKFLKWAKNELDNYSAVPPATGIVHQVNLEYLASVVHGVEEENGEKIAYPDTLLGTDSHTTMINGLGVLGWGVGGIEAEAGMLGQPSYFPVPEVIGVRITGAMPKGTTATDLALHVTKKLRAKGVVGKFVEFFGEGLSEMSLADRATISNMSPENGATATFFPVDEETLNYLRLTGRSEEQIRLVEAYCKENGLFYTPEAQDPNFTNIVELDLSEVEPSLSGPKRPQDLIKLTDMKDEFNQMLTREAGNHGLGLDENEIKKEVEVVHPDGEKSVLKTGAVAVAAITSCTNTSNPSVMIGAGLLAKKAVEKGLKVPRYVKTSLAPGSKVVTDYLNHSGLMPYLDQLGFSLVGYGCTTCIGNSGPLPDEVEKAIEENDMAVTSVLSGNRNFEGRIHPLVKANYLASPPLVVAYALAGSVNFDLKTESFGKDKDGNDVYFDDLWPSSEEVQQYMSESLSPELFKKEYSRVFDENERWNELNTSEGTLYDWDEDSTYIQNPPFFENLSKEPGEIETLQGLRVIGKFGDSVTTDHISPAGAIAKDSPAGKYLIEKGVRPIDFNSYGSRRGNHEVMMRGTFANIRIRNQIAPGTEGGWTTYWPTGEVMSIFDAAMKYQQNDTGLVVLAGKDYGMGSSRDWAAKGTNLLGIKTVIAESYERIHRSNLALMGVLPLQFQAGESAESLGLSGKETIQVELPKDLKPRQNVTVTAVDEDGNKKTFEAIVRFDSDVEIDYYRHGGILQMVLRNKLQQPNHA, encoded by the coding sequence ATGGCAAAAACGGAAAACGACCTTTTCAAAGCTCGCGCTTCCTTTCAAGTAGACGGCCAAAAGTATAACTACTACCGTCTTCAAGCGTTGGAAGAAGCGAACGTTGGAAACGTTTCACGCCTGCCTTACTCGATCAAAGTCTTACTGGAATCGGTATTAAGGCAGTATGATGGCAAAACGATTAAGAAGGAACATGTTGAGAACTTGGCAAACTGGGGCACCGACAAGATGAAGTCGGACGTCGACGTGCCTTTCAACCCTTCCCGAATCATTTTGCAAGACTTCACGGGTGTACCGGCAGTTGTTGATCTCGCTTCGTTGAGAAAAGCCATGGCGGACATGAAAGGCGACCCAGAGGAAATCAACCCGGAAATCCCGGTTGACCTCGTTGTCGACCACTCCGTGCAAGTGGACCGTTTCGGATCGGTTGACGCGTTGAAATTCAACATGGAACGTGAATTCGAACGGAACATGGAACGTTACAAATTTTTGAAATGGGCGAAAAATGAACTCGATAACTATAGTGCGGTTCCGCCGGCTACGGGTATCGTGCACCAAGTCAATCTTGAATACTTAGCTTCGGTTGTCCACGGTGTAGAAGAAGAAAACGGTGAAAAAATCGCCTATCCGGATACACTTCTTGGAACGGACTCGCATACGACGATGATCAACGGTCTCGGCGTACTTGGCTGGGGCGTCGGCGGAATCGAGGCAGAAGCCGGCATGCTCGGACAACCGTCTTACTTCCCGGTACCGGAAGTGATCGGCGTACGGATTACCGGTGCGATGCCGAAAGGAACGACAGCAACGGATCTTGCGTTGCACGTGACGAAGAAATTGCGAGCCAAAGGCGTTGTCGGCAAATTTGTGGAGTTCTTCGGCGAAGGACTTTCGGAAATGTCACTTGCGGACCGCGCAACGATTTCGAACATGTCGCCTGAAAACGGTGCGACGGCTACGTTCTTCCCGGTTGACGAAGAAACGTTGAACTACTTGCGTTTGACGGGCCGCTCCGAAGAGCAAATTCGCCTCGTTGAAGCGTATTGCAAAGAAAACGGCTTGTTCTATACGCCAGAAGCGCAAGATCCGAATTTCACGAATATCGTAGAACTTGATCTTTCTGAAGTCGAGCCGAGTTTGTCCGGACCGAAACGTCCGCAAGATTTGATTAAGCTTACCGACATGAAGGACGAATTCAATCAAATGTTGACTCGCGAAGCGGGCAACCATGGTCTTGGACTTGACGAAAATGAAATTAAGAAAGAAGTGGAAGTCGTTCATCCAGACGGTGAAAAGTCTGTCTTGAAAACAGGGGCCGTAGCAGTTGCTGCCATCACGAGCTGTACGAACACTTCGAACCCGAGCGTTATGATCGGCGCCGGCTTGTTGGCGAAAAAAGCGGTTGAGAAAGGCTTGAAAGTTCCGCGTTACGTGAAAACCAGCTTGGCACCGGGGTCGAAAGTCGTTACGGATTACTTGAACCATTCCGGTTTAATGCCTTATCTCGATCAGCTTGGCTTCAGCCTTGTTGGTTACGGCTGTACGACTTGTATCGGTAACTCCGGGCCGCTTCCAGACGAAGTGGAAAAAGCGATCGAAGAAAACGACATGGCTGTCACTTCCGTATTGTCCGGTAACCGTAACTTTGAAGGCCGGATTCATCCGCTTGTGAAAGCGAATTACTTGGCTTCGCCGCCGCTCGTTGTCGCCTATGCACTTGCCGGCAGCGTCAATTTCGACTTGAAAACCGAATCGTTCGGCAAAGACAAAGACGGAAACGACGTATACTTTGACGACCTGTGGCCGTCGAGTGAAGAAGTACAGCAATATATGAGTGAAAGCTTGAGCCCTGAGTTGTTCAAGAAAGAGTACTCGCGCGTGTTTGATGAAAACGAACGTTGGAATGAACTCAACACAAGCGAAGGTACGTTATACGACTGGGACGAAGATTCCACTTACATTCAAAACCCGCCGTTCTTCGAAAACCTTTCGAAAGAACCGGGTGAAATTGAAACGCTTCAAGGCTTGCGCGTTATTGGTAAATTCGGAGACTCGGTAACGACGGACCATATTTCACCTGCCGGCGCCATTGCCAAAGACAGTCCTGCAGGCAAATATTTGATCGAAAAAGGCGTTCGCCCGATTGATTTTAACTCGTACGGTTCCCGTCGCGGTAACCACGAAGTGATGATGCGCGGGACGTTTGCCAACATCCGGATCCGCAACCAGATTGCTCCGGGTACCGAAGGCGGCTGGACGACTTACTGGCCGACTGGCGAAGTGATGTCGATCTTTGATGCCGCGATGAAATATCAGCAGAACGATACGGGCCTCGTTGTTCTTGCCGGTAAAGATTACGGCATGGGCTCTTCGCGTGACTGGGCTGCAAAAGGTACGAACTTGCTTGGCATTAAAACGGTCATTGCGGAAAGCTACGAACGGATTCACCGTTCCAATCTTGCATTGATGGGGGTTCTTCCGTTGCAATTCCAAGCAGGAGAAAGCGCTGAAAGCCTTGGATTGAGCGGGAAAGAAACGATTCAAGTGGAATTGCCGAAAGACTTGAAGCCTCGTCAAAACGTAACGGTTACGGCTGTTGACGAAGACGGCAATAAAAAGACGTTTGAAGCGATTGTTCGTTTCGACAGTGATGTCGAAATTGACTATTATCGCCACGGTGGCATCTTGCAAATGGTGCTTCGCAACAAATTGCAACAACCGAACCACGCATAA
- a CDS encoding Nramp family divalent metal transporter yields the protein MNTQSATRKNATLLSAETALTGKSRGFRKILPFLGPAFIAAIAYIDPGNFATNISAGSRYGYMLLWVVLMSNLMAVLIQSMSAKLGIATGRNLPEMARDHFPKPVSFALWIQSELVIMATDLAEFIGGALGIHLLSGLGLFPSALLAAAASFAILELQRRGFRSLEAGIAAFLFTVVIAFSIEAFLSHPDGSEVLHGLLVPQFDGVNSLMLAAGILGATVMPHAIYLHSALTQRRVVGKTEEDRRKIFRFEMVDIVIAMLIAGVINGIMLIVSAALFFENGLTVLDLDIAFDQFGQLIGPVSAILFGVGLLAAGLSSSSVGTMSGDIVMQGFIRRRIPIYLRRLITMVPPLAVIALGINPTFALVISQVILSFGIAFALVPLLMFTSNRSLMGTLVNGKGTTIIGWCVAAFVITLNAFLLIQTFS from the coding sequence ATGAACACGCAAAGCGCGACGCGAAAAAACGCAACCTTATTGTCTGCCGAAACGGCATTGACCGGGAAAAGCCGCGGATTCCGAAAAATCCTTCCTTTTCTCGGACCTGCCTTCATCGCCGCGATCGCTTACATCGATCCCGGAAACTTCGCTACAAACATATCTGCAGGATCCCGGTACGGATACATGTTGTTATGGGTCGTGCTGATGTCGAATTTAATGGCCGTATTGATTCAATCGATGTCAGCAAAATTAGGGATCGCGACCGGCCGGAATTTGCCGGAAATGGCGCGTGACCACTTCCCGAAACCGGTCTCTTTCGCCTTATGGATTCAAAGTGAGTTGGTCATTATGGCGACCGATCTCGCCGAATTTATCGGAGGTGCGCTCGGCATTCATTTGCTGTCCGGACTCGGCTTGTTCCCGTCCGCACTGTTGGCAGCCGCCGCGTCCTTTGCGATTCTTGAATTGCAGCGAAGAGGGTTCCGATCGCTCGAAGCGGGAATCGCCGCTTTCTTGTTTACCGTCGTCATTGCCTTCAGCATAGAAGCGTTCTTGTCGCATCCAGACGGATCGGAAGTGCTGCATGGATTGCTCGTTCCGCAATTTGACGGCGTCAACAGCTTAATGCTTGCCGCCGGCATATTGGGCGCAACCGTCATGCCGCACGCCATATACTTGCACTCGGCACTCACCCAGCGGCGGGTCGTCGGAAAAACGGAAGAAGACCGCCGGAAAATCTTTCGTTTTGAGATGGTCGACATCGTGATCGCGATGTTGATCGCTGGGGTGATTAACGGCATCATGCTCATTGTTTCGGCCGCTCTCTTTTTCGAAAACGGGTTGACCGTTCTCGATCTCGACATCGCTTTTGATCAATTCGGGCAGCTGATCGGACCGGTCTCAGCGATTTTGTTCGGCGTCGGATTGCTTGCTGCCGGCTTGTCAAGTTCCAGCGTCGGAACCATGTCAGGCGACATTGTGATGCAAGGGTTCATTCGCCGCCGCATCCCGATTTATTTGCGGCGTTTGATCACAATGGTCCCGCCGCTTGCCGTCATCGCCCTCGGCATCAATCCGACTTTCGCGCTCGTAATCAGCCAAGTCATTTTGTCATTCGGCATTGCGTTCGCACTCGTTCCATTGCTTATGTTCACGAGCAATCGAAGCCTCATGGGCACGCTCGTCAACGGAAAAGGGACCACGATCATCGGGTGGTGTGTAGCCGCATTCGTCATCACGTTGAATGCCTTCCTGCTCATCCAAACTTTTTCTTAA
- a CDS encoding Hsp20/alpha crystallin family protein, protein MTQKDDKFPKIDKKLLNEWMETFFKDPFQRLLDHKSFRVDMFEDDATLIVEAELPGLRREQIDVEVLDSALRITANHSQVHEEKNDNQHYYHRERTFGQLERIVTVPFQIDASATSAEYHNGILRIFIPKGKQQDRSRTITIQ, encoded by the coding sequence ATGACGCAGAAAGACGACAAATTCCCGAAAATCGACAAGAAGCTGTTGAACGAATGGATGGAAACGTTTTTCAAAGATCCGTTTCAGAGGCTGCTCGATCACAAATCGTTTCGCGTCGACATGTTTGAAGATGACGCTACATTGATCGTCGAAGCGGAGCTTCCCGGATTAAGGAGAGAGCAAATCGACGTCGAAGTACTCGATTCGGCGTTAAGAATTACCGCCAATCATTCACAAGTGCATGAAGAAAAGAACGACAACCAGCATTATTATCACCGTGAGCGGACGTTCGGGCAATTGGAGCGGATAGTCACCGTTCCTTTTCAAATCGACGCAAGTGCGACGAGCGCCGAGTACCATAACGGGATTTTGCGCATTTTTATCCCAAAAGGAAAGCAGCAAGACCGTTCCCGAACGATCACCATTCAATAA
- a CDS encoding FbpB family small basic protein, which produces MRKRRSLKELMDENKRELLSDNGAIEKIERKLEEKHSNRI; this is translated from the coding sequence ATGCGGAAAAGAAGAAGCTTGAAAGAGCTCATGGACGAAAACAAACGGGAATTGTTGAGCGATAACGGTGCGATTGAAAAGATCGAACGCAAGCTGGAAGAAAAACATTCCAATCGGATCTAA
- the tlp gene encoding small acid-soluble spore protein Tlp: MDESKRPKPDDRSDNVEKLQQMVHDTIENIEAAHETLQNDDLSENQRQEIIAKNERREQSLRGMREELKDEAHDQKNK; the protein is encoded by the coding sequence GTGGACGAATCGAAACGGCCGAAACCGGACGATCGCAGCGATAACGTCGAAAAGCTTCAACAGATGGTGCATGACACGATTGAAAACATTGAAGCGGCCCATGAAACCTTGCAAAACGACGACTTGAGCGAAAACCAGCGTCAAGAAATCATCGCGAAAAATGAGCGAAGAGAACAAAGCTTGCGCGGCATGCGCGAAGAATTGAAAGACGAAGCTCACGATCAGAAAAACAAGTAA
- a CDS encoding FAD-dependent oxidoreductase — protein MRRLYLVGAGHAHLYVLNRLRRERLPGVEVSLLTPETVKFSREMAAGYIEGLYTKAQMGLDIGELAKQAGANHIKAAVMSIDPLQKAVLTEKGGYLEYDVISFDIGALTEATDLPGVLTAAEMLRPNEKLPDALDRLIAAEQLVIAGDGDACAEIAFALQARRMKEGKTPVRWIGGFNKGTAFRAFPPDAEQWAQDAGILLHKNSRVRRAGGGKLETDNGAVHLYDRLLWIYPPRPHKLFRAALPVDSDGYLLVEKTLQVKSFPSVFGAGDCITVNRHSHIAHEGRYAVDEGPVLWKNLRGYFTDGEGRTFAPANAAYCFSTGNKQAVLRRKRKVIRAGWVHRLKSYVDRTYVKKSSP, from the coding sequence GTGAGACGTTTGTATTTAGTCGGGGCGGGCCACGCCCACCTGTATGTGCTGAACCGGCTGCGGCGCGAGAGGCTTCCGGGGGTTGAAGTATCGCTTCTTACGCCGGAAACGGTGAAATTCAGCAGGGAAATGGCTGCCGGTTATATCGAAGGTTTATATACGAAAGCACAAATGGGTTTGGATATTGGGGAGCTGGCGAAACAGGCCGGTGCGAATCATATAAAAGCTGCGGTGATGTCGATCGATCCACTGCAGAAAGCGGTTTTAACCGAAAAAGGCGGGTACCTCGAATACGATGTCATTTCTTTCGACATCGGGGCGTTGACGGAAGCGACGGATCTCCCGGGCGTATTGACGGCCGCCGAAATGCTGCGGCCGAATGAAAAGCTTCCGGACGCGCTGGACCGGCTGATTGCGGCGGAGCAGCTCGTGATCGCCGGCGACGGAGATGCTTGTGCGGAAATTGCGTTCGCCTTGCAGGCGAGGAGAATGAAGGAAGGAAAGACACCGGTTCGTTGGATCGGTGGATTCAACAAAGGCACCGCTTTCCGCGCGTTTCCTCCTGATGCTGAGCAATGGGCGCAGGATGCCGGCATTTTGCTGCATAAAAATAGTCGAGTACGGCGGGCAGGAGGCGGAAAGCTGGAGACGGACAACGGCGCCGTCCACTTGTACGATCGATTGCTCTGGATTTATCCGCCGCGCCCTCACAAGTTGTTTCGTGCGGCACTCCCTGTGGACAGCGACGGGTATTTGCTCGTCGAAAAGACGTTGCAAGTGAAGTCGTTTCCTTCCGTCTTTGGAGCTGGTGACTGCATCACAGTGAACCGGCATTCCCATATTGCGCATGAGGGACGGTATGCGGTAGACGAAGGGCCGGTGTTATGGAAAAATTTGCGCGGTTATTTCACGGACGGAGAAGGCCGAACTTTCGCACCGGCGAATGCCGCGTATTGTTTTTCGACGGGAAACAAGCAAGCGGTGTTGCGTCGGAAGCGAAAGGTGATTCGAGCCGGTTGGGTGCATCGGTTGAAAAGTTACGTCGACCGCACGTACGTAAAAAAATCTTCTCCGTAG
- a CDS encoding thioredoxin family protein, whose product MEKVTSVEQFRQLIESDQETIMKFEAGWCPDCRRMDMFIGDIVNDYDDKKWYEVNRDEFPELAETYEVLGIPSLLVFKDGKKIAHLHSANAKTPDQVRNFLETV is encoded by the coding sequence TTGGAAAAAGTAACGTCTGTCGAACAATTTCGGCAGCTGATTGAAAGCGACCAAGAAACGATCATGAAATTCGAGGCCGGCTGGTGCCCGGATTGCCGCCGCATGGACATGTTCATCGGCGACATCGTGAACGATTATGATGATAAAAAATGGTATGAAGTCAACCGCGACGAATTTCCCGAACTTGCCGAAACGTATGAAGTGTTAGGGATTCCGAGTTTGCTCGTTTTTAAGGACGGGAAAAAAATCGCCCATTTGCACAGCGCTAATGCGAAAACACCGGATCAAGTAAGAAATTTCCTCGAAACGGTGTAA
- a CDS encoding OsmC family protein, with product MASTFREVRIKSTTVGLKSVVEAADHTFNLDEPAAIGGTNTGPNPLEAFLGALAGCENVTARFVAKEMDFDLAGMTFEISGSYDSRGLKSGAEVRPNFRTLEIRVNVETTESEERLKRLQEETDRRCPVFSTLEAAGIEVSIDWRKV from the coding sequence ATGGCATCGACATTTCGGGAGGTACGCATAAAAAGTACGACCGTCGGCCTGAAAAGCGTCGTGGAGGCGGCTGATCACACGTTTAACTTGGACGAACCAGCGGCGATCGGCGGAACGAATACGGGACCGAACCCTCTTGAAGCGTTTCTCGGCGCACTCGCCGGATGTGAAAACGTAACGGCGCGATTCGTTGCCAAGGAAATGGATTTTGATCTTGCGGGCATGACGTTCGAGATTTCCGGCAGTTACGACAGCCGCGGGCTGAAAAGCGGGGCGGAAGTGCGTCCAAATTTTCGAACCCTCGAAATTCGCGTGAATGTGGAAACGACGGAATCGGAGGAACGGTTGAAACGGCTGCAAGAGGAAACCGACCGCCGTTGCCCGGTTTTTTCCACGCTTGAAGCGGCCGGCATTGAGGTTTCAATCGATTGGCGAAAGGTGTAG
- a CDS encoding PadR family transcriptional regulator, with protein sequence MSLRYAILGLLSEQDASGYELTQRFKETMIHFWHAHHTQIYRELAKMEQEELVGHRDVHQDDHPDKKVYSITDEGFLALLKWLTEGEIAPPKLKDGRLLKISLFHLISADKAIAQLEKSKKDHKETLKSMKEWKKHYSSEFLENQIGEYLTLEYGIRSMTTWIEWSDWAIGILKKKKFAEKEKTKS encoded by the coding sequence GTGTCCCTACGATATGCGATTTTAGGATTGCTCTCGGAGCAAGACGCGAGCGGTTATGAATTGACGCAGCGTTTTAAAGAGACGATGATTCATTTCTGGCATGCCCATCATACGCAAATCTACCGCGAGTTGGCGAAAATGGAGCAGGAAGAGCTCGTCGGCCACCGCGACGTCCATCAAGACGATCATCCCGACAAAAAAGTGTATTCGATTACCGATGAAGGGTTTCTTGCCTTGTTGAAATGGCTGACGGAAGGGGAAATCGCTCCGCCCAAACTGAAGGACGGCCGGCTTTTGAAAATCTCTTTGTTTCATCTCATTTCCGCCGACAAAGCAATCGCGCAGCTGGAAAAAAGCAAGAAGGACCATAAAGAAACGTTGAAGTCGATGAAAGAATGGAAGAAACACTATTCGTCGGAGTTTCTCGAAAACCAGATCGGCGAATATTTAACGCTCGAATACGGGATTCGTTCGATGACGACATGGATCGAATGGAGCGATTGGGCGATCGGCATTTTGAAAAAGAAGAAATTCGCGGAAAAAGAAAAAACGAAAAGCTAA
- a CDS encoding hydroxymethylglutaryl-CoA lyase, whose amino-acid sequence MKLPERVEIIEVGPRDGLQNEKNLVATEAKIAFIEALKRAGLREMEVTSFVSPKWVPQMKDAAEVIRAVNDDGRNYVLVPNAKGVERLYETDCKNAAVFVGVSAAFNKKNINKSTDESMAELKPLIAELKEKGYFVRACISTAFHCPYEGKVNAEETLALCKRFVDYGADELSVADTIGMANPKQVYELFIKLKQVLPAETLIAGHFHDTHGTALANVFAALQAGVSRFDASAGGLGGCPFAPGATGNVATEDVVFMLHEMGIDTGIDTAALKKAVDIVKPLISRTLASKNYRFL is encoded by the coding sequence ATGAAATTGCCGGAACGCGTGGAAATCATTGAGGTCGGCCCCCGGGACGGCTTGCAAAACGAGAAGAACCTCGTCGCGACCGAGGCAAAAATCGCCTTCATCGAGGCTTTGAAACGAGCCGGCCTTCGCGAGATGGAAGTAACGTCGTTCGTGTCGCCGAAATGGGTGCCGCAAATGAAAGATGCCGCAGAGGTTATTCGGGCGGTGAACGATGACGGGCGGAATTATGTGTTAGTGCCGAACGCCAAAGGCGTCGAGCGGCTGTATGAAACGGATTGCAAAAACGCGGCCGTTTTCGTCGGCGTAAGTGCCGCATTCAACAAGAAAAACATTAACAAATCGACCGATGAAAGCATGGCTGAACTGAAACCGCTGATCGCCGAACTGAAAGAAAAAGGCTATTTTGTACGGGCGTGCATTTCGACAGCCTTTCACTGTCCTTATGAAGGGAAAGTGAACGCCGAGGAGACGCTGGCGCTGTGCAAGCGGTTCGTCGATTACGGGGCGGACGAATTAAGCGTCGCCGACACGATCGGCATGGCCAACCCGAAACAAGTGTATGAACTTTTTATAAAATTGAAGCAGGTATTGCCGGCGGAGACGTTGATCGCGGGTCATTTTCACGATACGCACGGCACCGCGCTCGCGAACGTTTTCGCCGCCTTGCAGGCCGGCGTTTCGCGGTTCGACGCTTCGGCCGGCGGACTCGGCGGCTGCCCGTTTGCGCCGGGCGCCACGGGAAATGTGGCGACCGAAGATGTCGTGTTTATGCTGCACGAAATGGGAATCGACACCGGCATCGACACGGCAGCCTTGAAAAAAGCGGTCGACATCGTCAAACCGCTCATATCGCGAACCCTCGCGAGCAAAAACTACCGCTTCCTGTAA
- a CDS encoding AMP-binding protein gives MENTRLYRWMKQLGFTDYDAFFEHSIKDVGAFWDEAVQAMDVEWFQPYDDVLDLSKGVQWPAWFQGGRLNVTHAAVDRWREDRTMKDAAAVIWEGEDGDVRTYSYKALSDWVNRVALGLREQGIERGDRVVLYMPMIPETVAAMLALSKIGAVFTPAFSGYGAEAVAKRIEAAGAKMLITADGFYRRGKEIPMKEEADKAAKLAGGLEKVVVVARTGREIPWDDTCDVRWSAVEKDGAFFQAEAMKSDDPFMLIYTSGTTGRPKGIVHTHSGFPIKAAFDAGFCMDLRANDTLFWITDMGWMMGPFLVYGALLNQAKMVVYEGSPDYPNPDRVWRLVEQHRVTHLGISPTLIRALMKKESHWYENCDLSSLRGIGSTGEPWNPGPWHWLFEKIGQARVPIFNYSGGTEISGGILGNVPVKPIAPVGFNAALPGMDADVYNADGEPVRGEVGELVLRQPWVGMANGFWGEPERYENTYWSRWENTWVHGDWVEIDEEGFWYITGRSDDTLKVAGKRLGPAEMESVLVKHDAVVEAATVGVPDDVKGEAAVCFVVLVGGSERGERLEQELTALVAENLGKALKPKAIHFVGDLPKTRNAKVMRRVIRAAYLGEETGDLSALENPDAVEAIRAINGR, from the coding sequence ATGGAAAACACGCGGTTGTACCGATGGATGAAACAATTGGGGTTTACCGATTACGATGCGTTTTTTGAACATTCAATCAAAGATGTCGGAGCGTTTTGGGATGAAGCGGTCCAAGCGATGGACGTCGAATGGTTTCAGCCGTACGATGACGTCTTGGATTTGTCGAAAGGGGTGCAGTGGCCGGCATGGTTTCAAGGCGGGCGGCTGAACGTCACGCACGCAGCTGTTGACCGGTGGCGCGAGGATCGAACGATGAAAGACGCGGCCGCCGTTATTTGGGAAGGTGAAGACGGCGACGTGCGTACGTATTCGTACAAAGCACTTTCCGATTGGGTGAATCGCGTGGCGCTCGGGCTGCGGGAACAAGGCATCGAAAGGGGCGATCGGGTCGTTCTGTACATGCCGATGATTCCGGAGACGGTTGCAGCGATGCTTGCATTGTCAAAAATCGGCGCGGTGTTTACACCGGCGTTTTCCGGGTATGGAGCGGAAGCGGTGGCGAAACGTATCGAAGCAGCCGGGGCGAAAATGCTCATTACTGCCGACGGCTTTTATCGGCGCGGCAAGGAGATTCCGATGAAGGAGGAAGCCGACAAGGCGGCGAAACTTGCTGGTGGATTGGAAAAGGTCGTCGTCGTTGCGCGGACAGGACGCGAGATTCCATGGGATGATACTTGTGACGTGCGCTGGAGCGCGGTGGAGAAAGACGGCGCGTTTTTCCAGGCGGAAGCGATGAAAAGCGATGATCCGTTTATGCTCATTTATACGTCGGGGACGACGGGGCGGCCGAAAGGGATCGTTCATACGCACAGCGGTTTTCCGATCAAAGCGGCGTTCGATGCCGGTTTTTGCATGGATTTGCGGGCGAACGACACGTTGTTTTGGATTACCGATATGGGCTGGATGATGGGACCGTTTCTCGTATACGGAGCGTTGTTGAATCAGGCTAAGATGGTCGTGTACGAAGGCTCTCCCGACTATCCGAATCCAGACCGGGTGTGGCGATTGGTCGAGCAGCACCGGGTGACGCATCTCGGCATCTCGCCAACGTTGATCCGGGCGTTGATGAAAAAGGAAAGCCATTGGTACGAAAATTGCGACCTGTCTTCGCTCAGAGGCATTGGCTCGACCGGGGAGCCGTGGAATCCGGGGCCTTGGCATTGGTTGTTCGAGAAGATCGGCCAAGCGCGCGTGCCGATATTCAACTATTCCGGGGGAACGGAAATTTCCGGCGGCATTCTCGGGAACGTGCCGGTGAAGCCGATTGCTCCGGTCGGTTTCAATGCGGCGTTGCCGGGTATGGACGCGGACGTTTATAATGCGGACGGCGAGCCGGTGCGCGGGGAAGTCGGTGAGCTCGTTTTGCGCCAGCCGTGGGTCGGGATGGCAAATGGTTTTTGGGGCGAACCGGAACGATACGAAAACACGTATTGGAGCCGCTGGGAAAATACGTGGGTGCACGGCGATTGGGTGGAAATCGACGAGGAAGGCTTTTGGTACATTACCGGACGTTCCGATGATACGTTGAAAGTGGCCGGGAAACGGCTTGGGCCGGCGGAGATGGAATCGGTGCTCGTGAAGCACGATGCCGTCGTCGAAGCGGCGACGGTCGGGGTACCCGATGACGTAAAAGGCGAGGCCGCCGTTTGCTTCGTTGTGCTCGTCGGCGGAAGCGAACGAGGGGAGCGGTTGGAACAAGAATTGACTGCCCTCGTCGCCGAAAATCTCGGCAAAGCGCTGAAGCCGAAGGCGATTCATTTTGTCGGCGACTTGCCGAAGACGCGGAACGCGAAAGTGATGCGGCGTGTAATCAGAGCCGCCTATTTAGGCGAAGAAACGGGAGATTTGTCGGCGTTGGAAAATCCGGATGCCGTCGAGGCGATTCGAGCGATAAATGGCCGATAA